A region of the Helicobacter pylori NQ4053 genome:
TCTTTTTAAACCAGGCTAGAGAAAACGCTAACAATCAAATAACCGCTAACCAAACGCAAGCGATAACTAACATTAACGAAGCGAAAGAAAACGCTACAACGCAAATTAACACGAATAAGCAAGAAGTTTTAAGTAACATCACGCAAGAAAAGCAACAAGCCACAAGCGAGATTAACGAAGCGAAAAAAACCGCTTTTAACGAACTTTTAGAAACCTTGAAGCCGAAATTTAGCGGCTTGTTTGTGGGCGCGTATTATATTAGGAATGTGATCTATATCCAAGGCGGATGGGAACAAAAGATCAAGGATTTAAGCGATTACGCGCTAGAGAAAAGCAAGAAAGGAGAGTAAAATTTTAGGTTGGGAGATTGATGAAGATTTATTTTGCACGAAATTTAGGGCAACGCTTCAAAAATGCAAAGAGAATGAGCATGATAAATAAATCACAGGACAAATTAAAACATGGTTTAAAAATCCTTTCAACAAAGAGAGCTTTAAAAGGGTTGTAACATTAACTCTCATTGAGCGTATGGGTTTGAGAAAAATAAGCCTCAAATCCGTTTAAATCTTGGATCAGTTCTCATCAAGCATGGATAATTAAAACCTTTTTGACTAAATTCAAGCCCTTTACTATTGATTGCAAAAAATGTTTTTAGCATTTTTTAGATTTTATTATCCGTATTTGATGAGATCCAAGCCTTTTTTATTTTATAAAAAGGGCTGTGTGAAATTACAATGAAATGTAATCCACTTCTTTTGGTTTTTGGTGGCTAGTAATGAGTTGCTTACAGGTTGCAACGCCTTCTGAAGTGCCAACCATCAATAGCTTGGATTCGCTTGCAATAATCGTTTCTCCGTCAGGCATGGGGATGTATTTGCCATCTTTTTGAGTGATACCAATCACAAACGCTTTAGCGATCTCTCTAAAATGGGCTTCTTTTAATTTCCTTAACACAAGCCAGCTGGTTTTAGGGACAATCACTTCCTCTAAGTCTAAAAGCGTGTCTTTTTTATTGATAAAACGCTCTAAGATATTTTCCATATCCGGACGCACCGCCATCGCGCTCACTCTCTGCGCCATGAGTTTTGTAGGGGAAACCACCATATCAGCCCCTAATTTTTTTAATTTTTCTAAGCCTTCATCGCTATGCGCGCTCGCAATGATGTAGTAAGGTTTGCGCTTTAATTCCTTTTCAAACAAGCGCACGCTCACCATTAACGCCACATTCACCGGTAAAATCTTAGACAAAGCCACAACGCCCCTAGCGCTGCTTAAGTGGGTTTTTAGCATGGCTAAATTGGTGTGCGGATCGCCTATGATATAGTAGGGGTATTTGTGCTTAATGGCTTCTTCTTCAAAATTAGGATCATTATCCACGACCACAAAGGGGATTTGAGCGGAGCGGAATTGCTTGCTCAATTCAATGGTGTATTCGTTGTGGTAACAAATCACATAATGATCCTTAAGGCGCGCGATTTTGTAAATCATACCTTTCTCCTTAATCAATCTGGTAAGCGTGCCTTTATTGACCACGCTAACTAAAATAGCCACGCTAAAGGCAATGATTCCTGCCCCAAAAAACATTAAAATGGAAGTTAAAAAAATACTTATAGGCCCAAACTGGCTTTCATTTAAAGCGCCAAACCCTGTAGCTGTCATGGTGTAAGTCGTTTGGAAGAAAGCTTGCATAAGGCTATAATTTTCTAGGGCGAAGTATCCCAGAGTGCCTAAAAGCACAAGCAATTGGATTAAAATAAGCGGGAGTCTAAAGACCTTAAATTGCTCATAGATTTCAGAATTTAAATTGACTTCTGGCTGAATTTCATCGTCTTTTTTGATTTTAAAAAATTTCAACTTTTCAAACAAAACCAATTCCTAGATCAAAATAAATTCTTTTGAAAGCGTTTACCTCTAAATTTAATCAAAACGATAAACCTAAGCTGTGTTTTAATCTCAAAAAGAAGTTTAGTTTTAAGGGAAGTTTTAAAAAGGTTATCAAAAACACCAAAACCACCCCTACAATCAAAACGGACAGAAATTCTAAAAACTAAGCCCCTTTACGCATGGTTCTTAAAGTGGAAGCAGCCACTTTAATGCGTTTAGTCGTGCCGTCGTCTAATTGGATCTTAACCGATCGCAAGTTAGGGAGTAAGCGGCGCTTGTTTTTGTTGTTCGCATGACTGACATGATTGCCTATCATAGGCCCTTTGAAAGTTAAAGTGCATCTTTTTGCCATTGTGTATCCTTAATTATTGAAATAAACTTTGCATTATACTTAAAATAGCCTTTAAAAAGACTGATTTTAAGGCTAATTTTTAAATGGTTCGTTTAAGAACTACTTTTTTTGAGGCATAGAACTTTTAAAGCCTTTCATTCTATCAATAGCGTCTCGGTATTTGGCAATATTTTCTTCTGTAAGTTCTGTTACAGCTTTTTTCATGACAACCGCATACATTCTGTTTAAGATCTTATGTATCGCGTCTTCTTTATTCTTTTCCAAATCTTCATGGATAATGCTGTTTGAAGAATTAAGCCCTCCAGAATTACTATGTTTGTAAGTATAGGTCATTGCCTGAAAAATTCCTACTTCCACAGCAAAATCATGGACTACACGATTGCTTTCTGGCTCATAAAAATTAAACCATACAGAGCCTGAGCTTTGATCCACTAGCGTGTCTAAATTAGGATTATTGGGATCTTTTAAATTCATTTTCAAATCTTCTAAGATCCCTACCCACCCTTTCAAATCCAAAACGGAAAAAATCTTTCTCTTATCTTGCGCGTTCAAAGCTTTTTCATCTTGAAAACGCAACACTTGATAGCCTCTTTTTTCAAAAATAGTTTGGATTTGATTGACTAAAGCGTCTTGAAACTTATCAATATAGGGTTTTAGATTATCGCTCACTTGAATGCGCGGCGCTAAAATACCTACAATATGGTGGTTTTGTGGGGCTTGAACAATATGCACCGGGTAATTAAAATCTAGCGGCGTAACATGTTCAGAGCTTGTTTGTATTCTTTCATGAGTTTGAGCTTGAGCTTGCTTTTGATTTTTGGCGTCATTTGGTTTTTTTGTTTCAGCGCTTGGATTCATCGCACAACCGATTAACACGCCTGAAAGCCCTAAAGCCACTAACATTTTAGAATAAACTCTAACTTTTTTAAAAATAAGCGAACGCTCCACAAAAGACTCCTAAAAATAAAAATTGAGGCCATAGTTATACTATTTTTAAGTAAATCAATTTGCGCTACAATTTTCTTTTTTTCTAAATTTCAAGCATGCATGGCGATTTTAGGAGATTTTATGCTCTATTCTTTACTATATGGCTATTTTAATATCAATCTTTTCCAGTATTTGACTTTTAGAGCAGGGTTAGGGTTTTTCATAGCCTTTTTTCTCACGCTTTTTTTAATGCCTAAATTCATTCTATGGGCCAAGGCTAAAAAGGCTAACCAGCCCATTTCTAGCTTCGTGCCAAGCCACCAGAATAAAAAGGATACCCCTACGATGGGGGGGATTGTGTTTGTTTTTGCAACCATTGTTGCGAGTGTGTTGTGCGCGTCTTTGGGCAATCTTTATGTGTTGTTAGGGATAATCGTGTTAGTGGGTTTTAGTTTTGTGGGTTTTAGAGACGATTACACTAAAATCAACCAACAAAATAATGCCGGTATGAGCGCGAAAATGAAATTTGGCATGCTTTTTGTCCTTTCGCTTATGGTGTCTGTTTTATTGAGCCTTAAGGGGTTGGACACTTTTTTATACGCGCCTTTTTTGAAAAACCCCTTGTTTGAAATGCCCACGGCTTTAGCGGTTGGTTTTTGGGTGTTGGTTTTTTTATCCACGAGCAATGCGGTGAATTTAACCGACGGGTTAGACGGATTAGCGAGCGTGCCTAGCATTTTCACCCTCTTAAGCCTTTCTATCTTTGTGTATGTGGCAGGGAATGCGGAATTTTCTAAATACTTGCTCTATCCTAAAGTCATAGATGTGGGGGAATTGTTTGTGATTTCGCTAGCGTTAGTGGGATCGCTCTTTGGCTTTTTGTGGTATAACTGCAACCCGGCAAGCGTGTTTATGGGCGATAGCGGGAGTTTGGCAATAGGGGGGTTTATCGCTTATAACGCTATTGTTTCGCATAATGAAATCTTACTCGTTTTAATGGGGTCTATTTTTGTAATAGAAACTTTGTCTGTGATCTTGCAAGTAGGGAGTTATAAAACCCGTAAAAAACGCCTTTTTTTAATGGCACCCATCCATCATCATTTTGAACAAAAGGGTTGGGCAGAAAACAAGGTGATCGTGCGTTTTTGGATCATTTCTATGCTGAGTAATTTAGTCGCTCTTTTAAGCTTGAAGGTGCGTTAAAATGAAAATCTCTTTATTGGGGCATGGCAAAACCACTCTAGCCCTAGGGCGTTTTTTTAAAAAAAACCATAACGAAGTCAAATTTCTTGATGATAAATTCCATTCATTCCATAAAGATAGCGAGGGTTTTCTTTGCTACCCCAGTAAGGATTTTAACCCTAATGATTCCCAACTAGAGATAGTCAGCCCGGGCATTAGTTTTACGCACCCTTTAGTCATAAAAGCCAAGCATTTAGTGAGCGAATACGATTATATTGATAGCTTGTTTGATTTGGTTTTCACGCCTACTATAATCAGTATTAGCGGCACTAACGGGAAAACCACCACGACAGAAATGCTCACCACGCTTTTAGAAGATTTTAAGGCTGTGAGTGGGGGGAATATCGGCACGCCCTTGATTGAATTGTTTGAAAAGCAATCGCCCTTGTGGGTGCTAGAAACAAGCTCTTTTTCTTTGCATTACACGAATAAGGCTTACCCTTTAATCTACTTGCTCATCAATGTGGAAGCTGATCATTTGACTTGGCATTGCAATTTTGAAAATTATTTGAACGCTAAACTCAAGGTTTTAACATTGATGCCTAAAACTTCGCTCGCTATCCTCCCTTTAAAATTCAAAGAACACCCCATTATTCAAAACTCGCAAGCGCAAAAAATCTTTTTTGACACAAGCGAAGAGGTTTTAGAGCGTTTAGAAATCCCCTCTAACGCTCTTTTTTTTAAGGGAGCGTTTTTATTAGACGCTGCCTTAGCCCTTTTAGTTTATGAGCAATTTTTAAAAATGAAGAATTTAAAATGGCAAGACTATAGAGAAAACGCCCTTAAAAGACTGAACGCTTTTAAAATCGGCTCGCATAAAATGGAAGAATTTAGGGATAAACAAGGGCGTTTGTGGGTAGATGACAGCAAAGCCACAAACATTGATGCCACCTTACAAGCCCTAAAAACCTTTAAAAACCAAAAAATCCATTTGATTTTAGGGGGTGATATTAAAGGGGTCAATTTAACCCCCCTTTTTGAAGAATTTAAAAACTATAAAATAAGCCTTTATGCCATAGGATCAAGCGCTTCTATCATCCAAGCCTTAGCGTTAGAATTTAATGTTTCTTGTCAAGTTTGTTTAAAGTTAGAAAAAGCGGTTCAAGAAATTAAAAGCGTTTTATCGCAAAATGAAATCGCTTTGCTTTCGCCTAGTGCGGCCAGTTTGGATCAATTTTCTTCGTATAAAGAAAGGGGTGAAAAATTCAAGGCGTTTGTTTTAAAAGACTAAAGCGCATGCACCACGACTTCTAATTGTGAAATTTTTTGAAAAATCTCGTTCCGTTCTGATTCGTTTGAAACTTCCATAGAAACATTAAAGCTATAAAATTTAGCGTTTTTAGAAGTGTTTTTAAATTCCAATTTAAAGGGGCGTTGGTAGGTTTCTAAAAGTTCTTTTAACATGCTTGTATCGTTAGTGGTCATAATCACTCTATAATCCCAAAGGCAAGGGTAAATAATGGTGGGTTTTTCTAAATCAGACGGCATTAAGAAGCTCCTTAAACAATTTAGGAATGGCAATAGGGCTGTATGTAGAGCGGTTGACAAAGCCAAATTTGATTTCTGAAGCAAAGACTTTAAAGGGCTTCATAGGCTCTAAAGAAGCGTTTTGGATGCAATAAATTTCTTGAAAAAGCACCACAAAAACCTTTCTTAATTCTTTAATTTGCGTTCTTATTTCTAAGACCTGGCCAAGGCTTGCAGGGGTGAAAAAATCCGCTTTGATAGAGCGAATGACAAACACGCCTTCTTCATTTTCTGGCAAGACATTTTTTTTAAAAAAAAACTCGCTCCTAGCCCTTTCGCAATATTTCAAATAATTCGCATGATAGACCACGCCTTCAGAGTCGGTATCTTCGTAATATACCCTACAGCGCATTAATTCCCCTTACTTAAATAATGAAATTTTCTCAAAATTATACAATATGTAACTTAACTATAGTATAATCTGGGGGCGTTGCTTTATATTTTTTAGGTATTTTTGAAGTGGGTTTTTTCTTAAATTTTAGGGTTTTTAAAGATTTTAAAAAAATACAGCAATAGTTGGGCGATTAAGGACATCGCTCTTTAATTTTAATCATTTACAAGGAGTTTGATAGTTAAGAATGGGTAATCATTTTTCTAAATTAGGATTTGTTTTAGCGGCTTTAGGAAGCGCGATAGGTTTAGGGCATATTTGGCGTTTCCCCTATATGACTGGGGTGAGCGGTGGGGGTGCTTTTGTTTTATTATTTTTATTTTTATCCTTAAGCGTTGGTGCGGCGATGTTTATCGCTGAAATGCTATTAGGACAAAGCACTCAAAAAAATGTAATAGAAGCTTTTAAAGAGCTTGACCTTAACCCCAAAAAACGCTGGAAATACGCAGGGCTTTTGCTTATTTCTGGGCCTTTAATACTGACTTTTTATGGCACTATTTTAGGCTGGGTGCTTTATTATTTGGTGAGTGTTAGTTTTAATTTGCCTAACAATATCCAAGAATCTGAACAAATTTTTACTCAAACTTTGCAGTCTATAAGGTTACAATCCATTGGGCTTTTTAGCGTTTTATTTATAACCGGATGGATTGTTTCTAGGGGGATTAAAGAAGGGATTGAAAAACTCAATCTAGTCTTAATGCCCTTACTCTTTGCCACTTTTTTTGGTTTGCTTTTCTATGCGATGAGCATGGATTCTTTTTCTAAAGCTTTCCATTTCATGTTTGATTTCAAGCCAAAAGATTTGACTTCTCAAGTGTTCACTTATTCTTTGGGGCAGGTTTTCTTTTCTTTAAGCATCGGTTTAGGGATCAATATCACTTATGCTGCGGTTACGGATAAAACGCAGAATTTGCTTAAAAGCACGATTTGGGTGGTTTTATCAGGGATTTTAATTTCTCTTGTGGCAGGGCTTATGATTTTCACTTTTGTGTTTGAATACGGGGCGAATGTCTCACAAGGCACAGGGTTAATTTTCACTTCTTTACCGGTGGTTTTTGGCCAAATGGGAGCGATAGGTATTCTTGTTTCAGTTCTTTTTTTGCTCGCGCTCGCTTTTGCTGGAATCACTTCTACGGTGGCTTTATTAGAGCCAAGCGTGATGTATCTTACCGAAAGGTATCAATACTCTCGTTTTAAGGTTACTTGGGGTCTTGTAGCGCTAATTTTTGTGGTAGGCGTGGTGTTGATTTTCTCGCTCCATAAGGATTATAAAGACTATCTCACTTTCTTTGAAAAAAGTCTTTTTGATTGGTTGGATTTTGCCTCAAGCACCATTATCATGCCTTTAGGCGGGATGGCAACCTTTATTTTTATGGGCTGGGTTTTGAAAAAAGAAAAATTGCGTCTTTTAAGCACGCACTTTTTAGGCCCTAAATTGTTTGCAACTTGGTATTTCTTGCTTAAATACATCACCCCTTTAATTGTGTTTTCCATTTGGTTGAGCAAGATTTATTAAAATATTTAACATGGGAAAATTTTCTAAATTAGGCTTTATTTTAGCCACTTTGGGTAGCTCTATCGGTTTAGGGCATATTTGGCGCTTTCCTTATATGGTAGGTCATAATGGGGGAAGTGCGTTTGTGCTTTTATATCTGGTGCTAACCTTGAGTTTAGGCATTGCTATGCTTTTAGTGGAAATGCTGATTGGGAATTTGGGTAAAAAAGATGTTGTTTCTAATTATCAAATCTTAGATCCTAAAAGGAAAAAATATTACCCTTTCACTTCTTTTTTTATTTTAGGCGGTCCTCTCATTTTATCCTTTTATGCGGTGGTGTTAGGCTGGGTGCTTTACTATCTTTTTGTAGTAACTTTTGATTTACCTAAAGATTTAGAGCAAGCCAAAATGCAATTTAGCATGCTCCAAAATGGCAGTTTAATCTGGCCTGTTATTGGCTTTAGCGCATGCTTATTGCCGACAGTATGGTTTGTTTCTAGGGGGATTGAAGAAGGGATTGAAAAATTAAATGTCGTGCTTATGCCGTTATTGTTTGTGATTTTCATAGGGCTTTTAATCTATGCGATGACTTTAGAAAGCATGCCTAAAGCTTTGCGCTTTTTATTTAATTTTGAGATTCAAAAGATTGATTTTAAGGTTGTTATGGACGCTTTAGGGCAGATGTTCTTTTCTTTGAGTTTGGGGGTAGGCACGATCATTACTTATTCAGCTTTCACGCCCAAAAAAGAAAATCTATTCAAAAGCTCTCTGTTTATTGTTTTACCGGGTATTTTAATTTCTCTCATTGCCGGGGTGATGATTTTTACCTTTGTGTTTGAATACCATGCGGATGTGTCTCAAGGGCCAGGGCTTGTTTTTATTTCCTTACCTTTAACTTTCGCTAAAATGGGCATAAGCGGGCAGATCGTTTCGCTCTTTTTCTTTATGGCGCTTGTTTTTGCCGGGATCACTTCCACGGTTTCTTTGATAGAGCCTTTAGCGCTTTATCTTATCAATCGTTTTAATTTCTCGCGCCTTCAAGCGTCGCTATGGATAGGGGTTGTTGTGTATGTTTTAGGCGTTTTAGTCATTCTTTCTATGAATGAACGATACGCTAAGTTTTTAAGCCTCGCTCATAAGAGCGTGTTTGGGTGGCTGGATTTCATCACTTCTTCATTTTTAATGCCTTTGGGAGGCTTGTTTTCAGTCTTATTTGTGGGGTGGGTTTTAAATAAAAAGCGTTCTTTTTTAGCCACGAAGCATTTCTTTAATATAAACGCTTTTAAAGCGTGGCATTTTAGCGTTCGTTTTATCGCGCCTGTAGTGGTTTTAGCGATTTTCATCTTGCAATTTAAGTGAAATAAGGATGCTTGATGAAAAGCATTTTGATCTTTATGATTTTTGTAGTTTGTCAGTTAGAGGGCAAAAAATTTTCACAAGATAATTTTAAGGTGGATTATAACTACTATTTGCGCAAACAGGATTTGCACATCATTAAAACGCAAAACGATTTGTCCAATGCTTGGTATTTCCCTCCACAAAAAGCCCCCAAAGAACATTCTTGGGTGGATTTTGCTAAAAAATATTTAAACATGATGGATTATCTAGGCACTTATTTTTTGCCTTTTTATCATAGTTTCACCCCCATTTTTCAATGGTATCACCCCAATATCAACCCCTATCAACGCAATGAGTTTAAGTTCCAAATCAGTTTTAGAGTGCCTGTATTTAGGCATATTCTTTGGACTAAAGGCACGCTTTATCTGGCTTATACCCAAACTAACTGGTTTCAAATTTATAATGACCCCCAATCCGCCCCCATGCGAATGATCAATTTCATGCCTGAACTCATTTACGTTTATCCTATTAATTTTAAACCTTTTGGGGGTAAAATAGGGAATTTTTCTGAAATTTGGATAGGTTGGCAGCACATTTCTAATGGCGTGGGGGGCGCGCAATGCTATCAGCCTTTTAATAAAGAGGGTAATCCTGAAAACCAATTCCCAGGAGGGCCTGTGATCGTTAAAGATTATAACGGGCAAAAAGACGTGCGTTGGGGGGGGTGTCGCTCGGTGAGCGCGGGGCAACGCCCTGTGTTTCGTTTGGTGTGGGAAAAGGGAGGCCTAAAAATCATGGTCGCTTATTGGCCCTATGTCCCTTATGATCAATCCAACCCTAATTTGATTGATTACATGGGGTATGGTAACGCTAAAATTGATTACAGGAGAGGGCGCCATCATTTTGAATTGCAACTTTATGATATTTTCACGCAATACTGGCGTTATAATCGCTGGCATGGGGCTTTCCGCTTAGGCTATACCTACCGCATTAACCCTTTTGTGGGGATTTATGCGCAGTGGTTTAATGGCTATGGCGATGGCTTGTATGAATACGATGTTTTTTCCAATCGTATAGGGGTAGGAATACGCTTAAACCCTTAAAAAAGCGTTCTTTTATGCTATAATAAGACTAAAAATTCAAGGGGATTATTCAATTATGAAAATCAGTGTTAGTAAAAACGATTTAGAAAACACTTTGCGCTACTTGCAAGCTTTTTTGGATAAAAAGGACGCTTCTTCTATCGCTTCACACATCCATTTAGAAGTCATTAAAGAAAAGCTTTTTTTAAAAGCGAGCGATTCCGATATTGGGTTAAAAAGCTATATTTTTACGCAATCTAGCGATAAAGAGGGCGTTGGCACGATCAACGGGAAGAAGTTTTTAGACATTATTTCATGTTTAAAAGACTCTAATATTGTTTTAGAGACTAAAGATGACAGCTTGGTGATCAAACAAAATAAAAGCTCTTTCAAACTCCCCATGTTTGACGCTGATGAGTTCCCTGAATTCCCTGTTATAGATCCCAAAGTGAGTATAGAAGTCAATACCCCTTTTTTGGTGGATGCGTTTAAAAAAATCGCCCCTGTGATTGAGCAAACCAGCCATAAAAGGGAGTTAGCCGGTGTTTTAATGCAATTTGATCAAAAACACCAAACCCTTTCAGTGGTAGGCACGGATACCAAACGGCTTTCTTACACGCAGTTAGAAAAAATCTCTATCCATTCCATCGAAGAAGACATCTCTTGCATTTTGCCTAAAAGAGCTTTATTAGAAATCCTTAAGCTTTTTTATGAAAATTTCAGTTTTAAAAGCGACGGCATGTTAGCGGTGGTTGAAAACGAAACACACACTTTTTTCACCAAGCTCATTGATGGGAATTACCCTGATTATCAAAAAATCCTCCCTAAAGAATACATTTCTTCTTTCACTTTAGGCAAGGAAGAATTTAAAGAGAGCATTAAATTGTGCAGTTCTTTAAGCTCCACCATTAAACTCACTTTAGAAAAAAACAACGCTTTGTTCGAATCTTTGGATTCTGAGCATAGCGAAACGGCTAAAACCTCTGTTGAGATTGAAAAAGGTTTGGATATTGAAAAAGCCTTTCATTTGGGCGTGAACGCGAAATTTTTCCTTGAAGCCTTAAACGCTTTAGGGACAACGCAATTCGTTTTAAAATGCAATGAGCCTTCTTCGCCTTTTTTGATCCAAGAGTCTCTTGATGAAAAGCAAAGCCACTTGAGCGCTAAAATTTCTACTTTGATGATGCCAATCACATTATAAAGGCTTGATTGAATGCAAAATTACCAGAGCCATAGTATTAAGGTTTTAAAAGGCTTAGAGGGGGTTAGGAAACGCCCTGGAATGTATATTGGCGATACCAATATAGGCGGGTTGCACCACATGGTGTATGAAGTCGTGGATAACGCTGTAGATGAGAGCATGGCGGGTTTTTGCGATACGATCAACATCACTTTGACTGAGGAAGGTTCATGCATTGTAGAAGATAACGGGCGAGGCATTCCTGTAGACATTCACCCTACGGAAAAAATCCCCGCTTGCACCGTGGTTTTAACGATTTTGCATGCGGGGGGCAAATTTGATAATGATACTTATAAAGTTTCAGGCGGTTTGCATGGCGTGGGCGTTTCGGTTGTGAACGCTTTGAGCAAACGCTTGATTATGACCATTAAAAAAGAGGGTCAAATTTATCGCCAAGAGTTTGAAAAGGGTATTCCTACTAGCGAGCTTGAAATCATTGGCAAAACCAAAAGCGCTAAAGAAAGCGGCACGACTATTGAATTTTTCCCTGATGAAAGCGTGATGGAAGTCATTGAATTTCAAGCGGGTATTTTACAAAAACGCTTCAAAGAAATGGCGTATCTTAACGACGGCTTAAAAATTTCTTTCAAAGAAGAAAAAACCCAACTGCAAGAGACTTATTTCTATGAAGACGGCTTGAAACAATTCGTTAAAGACAGCGCTAAAAAAGAATTGCTCACCCCCATTGTTGCGTTTAAAAGCATGGATGAAGAAACGCGCACTTCTATAGAGGTCGCTTTGGCGTATACTGATGATTACAATGAAAACACTTTAAGCTTTGTGAATAACATTAAAACTTCTGAGGGCGGCACGCATGAGGCGGGCTTTAAAATGGGCTTGTCTAAAGCGATTTTACAATACATTGACAATAACATTAAAACCAAAGAATCGCGCCCCATCTCTGAAGACATTAAAGAGGGTTTGATCGCTGTTGTGAGCTTGAAAATGAGTGAGCCTTTGTTTGAAGGGCAGACTAAATCCAAACTCGGCAGCTCGTATGCACGCACGTTGGTTTCAAAATTAGTCTATGACAAAATCCATCAATTTTTAGAGGAAAACCCTAACGAAGCTAAAATCATCGCTAATAAAGCCCTACTAGCTGCAAAAGCCAGAGAAGCCAGCAAGAAAGCCAGAGAGCTTACAAGGAAAAAGGATAATTTGAGTGTTGGCACTTTGCCTGGAAAATTAGCCGATTGCCAGAGCAAAGACCCGCTTGAGAGTGAAATCTTTTTAGTGGAGGGCGATAGCGCGGGC
Encoded here:
- the gyrB gene encoding DNA topoisomerase (ATP-hydrolyzing) subunit B — encoded protein: MQNYQSHSIKVLKGLEGVRKRPGMYIGDTNIGGLHHMVYEVVDNAVDESMAGFCDTINITLTEEGSCIVEDNGRGIPVDIHPTEKIPACTVVLTILHAGGKFDNDTYKVSGGLHGVGVSVVNALSKRLIMTIKKEGQIYRQEFEKGIPTSELEIIGKTKSAKESGTTIEFFPDESVMEVIEFQAGILQKRFKEMAYLNDGLKISFKEEKTQLQETYFYEDGLKQFVKDSAKKELLTPIVAFKSMDEETRTSIEVALAYTDDYNENTLSFVNNIKTSEGGTHEAGFKMGLSKAILQYIDNNIKTKESRPISEDIKEGLIAVVSLKMSEPLFEGQTKSKLGSSYARTLVSKLVYDKIHQFLEENPNEAKIIANKALLAAKAREASKKARELTRKKDNLSVGTLPGKLADCQSKDPLESEIFLVEGDSAGGSAKQGRDRVFQAILPLKGKILNVEKSHLSKILKSEEIKNMITAFGCGIQESFDIERLRYHKIIIMTDADVDGSHIQTLLMTFFYRYLRPLIEQGHVYIAQAPLYKYKKGKTEIYLKDSVALDHFLIEHGINSVDIEGIGKNDLMNLLKVARHYRYTLLELEKRYNLLEVLRFLIETKDALNLDMKVLGKSILEKLEGLNYQILRSFATEESLHLHAQTPKGLVEFNLDDNLFKEVLFEEANYTYQKLMEYNLDFLENKDILSFLEEVENYAKKGANIQRYKGLGEMNPNDLWETTMHKENRSLIKLKIEDLEKTDAVFSLCMGDEVEPRRAFIQAHAKDVKQLDV
- a CDS encoding phospholipase A, whose amino-acid sequence is MKSILIFMIFVVCQLEGKKFSQDNFKVDYNYYLRKQDLHIIKTQNDLSNAWYFPPQKAPKEHSWVDFAKKYLNMMDYLGTYFLPFYHSFTPIFQWYHPNINPYQRNEFKFQISFRVPVFRHILWTKGTLYLAYTQTNWFQIYNDPQSAPMRMINFMPELIYVYPINFKPFGGKIGNFSEIWIGWQHISNGVGGAQCYQPFNKEGNPENQFPGGPVIVKDYNGQKDVRWGGCRSVSAGQRPVFRLVWEKGGLKIMVAYWPYVPYDQSNPNLIDYMGYGNAKIDYRRGRHHFELQLYDIFTQYWRYNRWHGAFRLGYTYRINPFVGIYAQWFNGYGDGLYEYDVFSNRIGVGIRLNP
- the dnaN gene encoding DNA polymerase III subunit beta, which encodes MKISVSKNDLENTLRYLQAFLDKKDASSIASHIHLEVIKEKLFLKASDSDIGLKSYIFTQSSDKEGVGTINGKKFLDIISCLKDSNIVLETKDDSLVIKQNKSSFKLPMFDADEFPEFPVIDPKVSIEVNTPFLVDAFKKIAPVIEQTSHKRELAGVLMQFDQKHQTLSVVGTDTKRLSYTQLEKISIHSIEEDISCILPKRALLEILKLFYENFSFKSDGMLAVVENETHTFFTKLIDGNYPDYQKILPKEYISSFTLGKEEFKESIKLCSSLSSTIKLTLEKNNALFESLDSEHSETAKTSVEIEKGLDIEKAFHLGVNAKFFLEALNALGTTQFVLKCNEPSSPFLIQESLDEKQSHLSAKISTLMMPITL